AAGGCGAAGTAATTCAGGCTCGACGGCACGCTTTGCGGCAACTGCTTCAAGGCAGCGTCCGGTTGATGCTCGATGTACAGCGCGCACACAGCCAGCAGGTAGTCATAGAACTCTGGCTCGCTGGCGAACGCGGCCTTTTGCTTCTCGAGGTCGGCGCGGCTGAGGGCTGGCTGGTTGCCGCCGCGCATCACCATCAGGTCGCTGACGAGCTGAATCATCGGGGTCTTGACGGTATCGCTGTTGACCATCAACAGCTTGAGGTCAACTTCTTCTACCAGCTCATCCTCAGACACATTGCGCTGTTCGTCGGTGGCCGTCAGTGCCCAGGCGAACGCGTCGGCGAGCTGGGTGTTGTCATCGGCCAGCCAGTACACCCGGCGCAGCAAACCGTGGGCCGAGGCCGCGTATTCGCCCTGTGGGTAAGTTTTCAGGTAGGCGTTGAAACCCTGCTCGGCCGTGGCCAATGCGGGCTTATCCACACGGTCCAGGTGCGGTACGCCGTCTTCGTCATAGGTGTTGGCCTGGGCCTGGTTGAGCGCTGTGCGGGCGGTCATGTACAGCGCGGTTTCCTTCAGCCACGGCGACTGTGCACTGCCGACGCCAGCAAAGCCTTGCGCGGCCTCGGCGAAGCGGCCGCTGTAGAAATCGGCGGCGGCTTGCAGGTAGGTGCGAAACAGTTGGCCGCCGGCTGACTGGATCTGCTGCGCTTCGGCGATCACCGGGCCATCCCAGGTGCAGGTGGTGAGCAGTTGCAGCCGCGCCTTTGCCAGCAGCGCGCGCTCGTCCGCCGGCATGTCGGCCTTGACCACTTGGCGGATAAACGCCGTGGCGCTGTCATCGTCGTTGCTGCGGCAGCGGCTGCCTTCGCCATTGAGGAACGCTTCGCCAGCGGTTTTGTATTCCTCGCGCTTGATACCCAGGGGCGTCAGCAGGGTGTCGAGTTCGGCGGTAGGCGAATCGTCCGAGTCGGGCTCAGTCTCTGCGCTGGAGGCAGCGGCCAGGCGATACACCGGGAACGGCACCGGGCCGAAACCCTGGGCCAGGTCATCTTCGCTCAACGCTTTGGGCGCCAACGGCGCGGCCTTTTTGTCGGCCAGCAACAGGCGCAGGTTGGCCCGGCTGTCATTGCCTGGGCTCAGGAACGGCACGTTGTTACAAGGGTCCAGGCTGTCACGCGAGACACGCCAATCGGGGTAGCACGAATCGTCGGAACTGGCCTGGGCCTGCTGGGAAATACCGGCCAGCAGGGCCAGTGCGAGGGGGGAGAGAAAACCGATGCGCATGACGTGTCCTTGATCCTGGGTCCTTGGAGGGCGGCAATCATAGCGTGTTCCTGCGGGCGCTTCGGTGAAGCCCTACACAAATTGCTGATTTGTCCGATTCCAGAAGCGAACCGGGTGCTTTTGTCCTAGAGTGGCGGTGTTTGCGCTGAGGCACTCAAGGCAACAGCGGGGGGAATCGAGGTGCGCCGGTCTGTGGTAGAGCAAAACGAAAAGGTCGGGGCGTTGCCCGCATTCAATCGTCTTACGTGGGAACGCGTCGGTTGGCTGAGCCGACTGTGGTGGGTGCCGATCCTGGGGCTGGCCATGGCCCTGCGGTTTTACCGCCTGACTTCGGCGGCGATCTGGGGCGACGAGGGCTCCAGCCTGCTGCTCAGTGAATACGCCGCTGCGGACCTGTGGTTTCACGCCGCTCATGATGTGCACCCGCCGTTGTACTTCTTCATGCTGCGCGGCTGGATCGAGCTGTTCGGCGACAGCATCTGGTCGATTCGTGGCATGAGTGCCATCCCCGGCGTGGTTGCCGTGGGCCTGGGTGTCTGGCTGACACGGCAACTGTCTACCCGGCGTGCTGCCGTGCTGGCGGGGATCCTGCTGGCGCTGCTGCCCACGGCGGTGCGCTACAGCCAGGAAGTGCGCATGTATTCGCTGCTGGGCGTGTGGCTGCTGGGGGCGACGCTGGCGCTGGTGTACTGGGTGCGCCAGCCCGAGCGGCTGCGCTACCTGGCCATGTATGTGGCGTTGATGAGCGCCGGTTTCTACACCCATTACTTCACCGCCCTGTGCGTGCTGGTGCATTGGGCTTACCTGGGGGTACTGTGGCAGGCGCAGCCGCGAGGCCGACGGCTGATCGCACGCCCGGCCTGGTGGGTAGCCAATGCCGCGATTGTGCTGTTGTACGTACCGTGGCTGCCGAACCTGCTGGACCTGGTGCAGCACGTCGAACAACTCAAGGTAGGCGGGGACATAGGCTGGGAAGAACCGGTCAGCCTGTTTTCCCTGCCTTCGATGGTCTGGCAGTTCGTGTTACAGGATGAAGGTATCGGCTTCTGGCCACCGCTGTTCTGGTTTGTCCCGCTGTTACTGATGGCCGTGGTCGTGATGACTGCCGCGCGAGACCGCGAACGCCATCGGCCCGCTTGCCTGCTGGCGCTGTTTTTCCTGCTGCCGCTGTTGCTGGTCTACGGGGTATCGTTTATCTCCCCGGTGTTTATCGAGCGCTACCTTACGGTGTACGCCTTGGGTTTGCCGATCCTTGTCGCCATGGCTATCGACCGCCTGCCTGCGCGCTTGTCGCTGCTGGGTGCGGCGCTGTTCGTGCTGTTTGTCGGCGTGGAGCTGGTGG
This genomic window from Pseudomonas marginalis contains:
- a CDS encoding glycosyltransferase family 39 protein, whose translation is MRRSVVEQNEKVGALPAFNRLTWERVGWLSRLWWVPILGLAMALRFYRLTSAAIWGDEGSSLLLSEYAAADLWFHAAHDVHPPLYFFMLRGWIELFGDSIWSIRGMSAIPGVVAVGLGVWLTRQLSTRRAAVLAGILLALLPTAVRYSQEVRMYSLLGVWLLGATLALVYWVRQPERLRYLAMYVALMSAGFYTHYFTALCVLVHWAYLGVLWQAQPRGRRLIARPAWWVANAAIVLLYVPWLPNLLDLVQHVEQLKVGGDIGWEEPVSLFSLPSMVWQFVLQDEGIGFWPPLFWFVPLLLMAVVVMTAARDRERHRPACLLALFFLLPLLLVYGVSFISPVFIERYLTVYALGLPILVAMAIDRLPARLSLLGAALFVLFVGVELVGLKNNFTVDEHDQFNVPVEFVNRNYQEDDRIVLSDMMWYLSYVYYDQTDAQLQLYTPPRPDGTPTRPNAYGFGTLVDQDGGRIYLDHLSALPADTRRVWLISSNEAPDDFAPLPQGWRELSRQDGGGARARLFVLCNVPPPQPEACR
- a CDS encoding outer membrane assembly lipoprotein YfiO, giving the protein MRIGFLSPLALALLAGISQQAQASSDDSCYPDWRVSRDSLDPCNNVPFLSPGNDSRANLRLLLADKKAAPLAPKALSEDDLAQGFGPVPFPVYRLAAASSAETEPDSDDSPTAELDTLLTPLGIKREEYKTAGEAFLNGEGSRCRSNDDDSATAFIRQVVKADMPADERALLAKARLQLLTTCTWDGPVIAEAQQIQSAGGQLFRTYLQAAADFYSGRFAEAAQGFAGVGSAQSPWLKETALYMTARTALNQAQANTYDEDGVPHLDRVDKPALATAEQGFNAYLKTYPQGEYAASAHGLLRRVYWLADDNTQLADAFAWALTATDEQRNVSEDELVEEVDLKLLMVNSDTVKTPMIQLVSDLMVMRGGNQPALSRADLEKQKAAFASEPEFYDYLLAVCALYIEHQPDAALKQLPQSVPSSLNYFAFSQQTLRALALEAKQDWKGAEALWLQLLPLAKLPLQRDQLELALAMNYERSGQLAKVFASDSPISARQVRYILLRNVAGPELLRQQIAQASDPLERQTAQFVLLYKDLLRGQFATFAEDLKQLPAQAPEDKLGTSLGYVYSASQTLKLFQWNGDKAESGYACPSIAQTAATLQTDAKNPQALNCFGEFILRNNLDGMPLEQARAAGSLGSTASDFKGETFSRLDGYQQVIGNAKAPKNDKAYALFRAINCYAPAGYNSCGGKDVEPGVRKAWFRQLKSGFADTQWGKSLQYYW